Proteins encoded in a region of the Benincasa hispida cultivar B227 chromosome 2, ASM972705v1, whole genome shotgun sequence genome:
- the LOC120070623 gene encoding N-alpha-acetyltransferase 35, NatC auxiliary subunit isoform X3, whose product MDPKMDSGMICKYYSVDEAIENGAAPIPLSFDRTVDVQCTIDIMDHLLSCEATWHKGHSLAQTVFSCIYLLRPDRTSSHALLHSYCSVIRATCKAVIAVVSDARTHEEEDLFIMAYGLPLSGDGDDKCLSMLNAVEETICRQLRACKSPLLKNRAPEDLEPLQSTFDLEEHYCRALLCRLRFRKHFYHVLACMRRPQGRGLELARKHIASCLLELDLIRNSSTFLSNNSFGISKDDLEDMTTASGRQPLGFDSSLNCRLSAPTPPRAIKLLSWKKALDYFVKLLHDLDNICSYSLDPFLEGVFRFVVQFQKSHPDLVARSLLQFLLVQDGKLYGKDPLYAVITKAAGLPESAKNHENQKNQYIVQLGQLVLNLLKVLCTNSAWQRRKLGKILQDWRVIYMQMEMAFKKDFSEILSISNGENAWMKIFQHILIWVEEQTYWISSRFLVLGFELELYSPGEYCMVYWYLSVVLIKLVEKIHLRALMSNGTGKRKGKKKGASKDIGKDFQIPPAVSFLQCQICLAEGLVMMLAALRNEHMIAQSPSPFNSEYERFSQHFELLQKACIPDNITFDSYEQSTCLARISDLVTYNCFKDAQKIAKELKSSFSNDPEKLVELRRIEQVAEHNSVALNLIHKVGGLDPSLKISFEFNHHPYFGTALVKRS is encoded by the exons GCAACATGGCACAAGGGTCACTCATTGGCACAGACTGTCTTCTCATGCATTTATCTTTTGAGGCCTGATAGAACAAGTTCACATGCATTATTGCATTCCTATTGCAGTGTCATTCGTGCAACTTGCAAGGCAGTTATTGCAGTTGTTTCAGATGCACGAACACATGAA gaAGAGGATCTTTTCATAATGGCATATGGTCTTCCTTTGAGTGGGGATGGAGATGACAAATGCTTATCAATGCTAAATGCTGTTGAAGAAACAATTTGCCGCCAATTGCGGGCTTGTAAATCCCCATTACTGAAAAATAGAGCACCAGAAG ATCTAGAGCCGTTACAAAGTACTTTCGATCTGGAAGAGCACTACTGTAGGGCTCTCTTATGTCGACTGCGCTTCCGTAAG CATTTTTACCATGTCCTTGCATGTATGAGGCGGCCTCAGGGCAGGGGTTTAGAGTTGGCAAGAAAACATATAGCTTCCTGTTTGTTGGAGCTAGACTTGATCCGCAATTCATCCACTTTTCTTAGCAATAATAGTTTTGGAATTAGCAAAGATGATTTGGAGGATATGACAACTGCTTCAGGTCGTCAACCACTAGGATTTGATTCTAGTTTGAATTGTAGATTGTCTGCCCCTACTCCACCACGTGCAATCAAACTACTAAGTTGGAAAAAG gcattagattattttgtgAAACTGCTTCATGACCTTGATAATATATGTTCGTATTCACTGGACCCATTTCTGGAAGGTGTTTTCCGCTTTGTGGTTCAGTTCCAGAAAAGTCATCCTGATTTGGTTGCTCGATCCCTCCTTCAG TTCCTTCTGGTTCAAGATGGAAAGCTCTATGGGAAGGATCCTTTATATGCAGTGATCACCAAAGCTGCAGGATTGCCAGAATCGGCCAAAAACCATGAAAATCAGAAGAACCAATACATTGTACAACTAGGACAG TTAGTGTTAAATTTGCTCAAGGTACTTTGCACAAATTCTGCATGGCAAAGACGCAAGCTTGGCAAGATATTACAGGACTGGCGTGTAATCTACATGCAG ATGGAGATGGCTTTCAAAAAGGATTTCTCTGAAATCTTGAGCATATCAAATGGAGAG AATGCATGGATGAAGATTTTCCAACACATCCTCATTTGGGTAGAGGAGCAAACTTATTGGATTTCTTCGCGGTTCCTTGTCTTAGGTTTTGAATTAGAGCTGTACTCCCCCGGCGAGTACTGCATGGTATATTGGTACCTTTCTGTTGTTTTAATCAAGCTCGTGGAGAAAATACATCTGAGAGCATTGATGAGCAATGGAACTG GTAAacgaaaaggaaagaaaaaaggagCCTCAAAAGATATTGGGAAAGATTTCCAAATTCCACCTGCAGTGTCATTTCTTCAGTGTCAAATATGTCTAGCTGAAGGGCTAGTAATG ATGCTCGCTGCTTTGAGGAACGAACATATGATTGCACAGAGTCCAAGCCCCTTCAATAGCGAGTATGAG AGATTCTCTCAACATTTTGAGCTTCTACAAAAGGCTTGCATTCCCGACAACATTACATTCGATTCATACGAGCAATCAACTTGCTTGGCTCGCATTTCT GACCTGGTTACATATAATTGCTTTAAGGATGCCCAGAAGATTGCAAAGGAATTGAAGAGTAGCTTCTCAAACGACCCCGAAAAGCTTGTTGAACTCCGAAGGATCGAGCAAGTCGCAGAGCACAACAGTGTTgccttgaacctgatccacaaGGTAGGGGGCCTTGATCCGTCGTTAAAGATTTCATTCGAGTTCAATCACCACCCATATTTTGGTACTGCTCTAGTTAAAAGATCTTGA
- the LOC120070623 gene encoding N-alpha-acetyltransferase 35, NatC auxiliary subunit isoform X2 translates to MADKEPEEGTMATHAPQIASPIPSGEHTVWADVSPLLEAACGDLQDGELIHGDNFNLFSAMSALEATWHKGHSLAQTVFSCIYLLRPDRTSSHALLHSYCSVIRATCKAVIAVVSDARTHEEEDLFIMAYGLPLSGDGDDKCLSMLNAVEETICRQLRACKSPLLKNRAPEDLEPLQSTFDLEEHYCRALLCRLRFRKHFYHVLACMRRPQGRGLELARKHIASCLLELDLIRNSSTFLSNNSFGISKDDLEDMTTASGRQPLGFDSSLNCRLSAPTPPRAIKLLSWKKALDYFVKLLHDLDNICSYSLDPFLEGVFRFVVQFQKSHPDLVARSLLQFLLVQDGKLYGKDPLYAVITKAAGLPESAKNHENQKNQYIVQLGQLVLNLLKVLCTNSAWQRRKLGKILQDWRVIYMQMEMAFKKDFSEILSISNGENAWMKIFQHILIWVEEQTYWISSRFLVLGFELELYSPGEYCMVYWYLSVVLIKLVEKIHLRALMSNGTGKRKGKKKGASKDIGKDFQIPPAVSFLQCQICLAEGLVMMLAALRNEHMIAQSPSPFNSEYERFSQHFELLQKACIPDNITFDSYEQSTCLARISDLVTYNCFKDAQKIAKELKSSFSNDPEKLVELRRIEQVAEHNSVALNLIHKVGGLDPSLKISFEFNHHPYFGTALVKRS, encoded by the exons GCAACATGGCACAAGGGTCACTCATTGGCACAGACTGTCTTCTCATGCATTTATCTTTTGAGGCCTGATAGAACAAGTTCACATGCATTATTGCATTCCTATTGCAGTGTCATTCGTGCAACTTGCAAGGCAGTTATTGCAGTTGTTTCAGATGCACGAACACATGAA gaAGAGGATCTTTTCATAATGGCATATGGTCTTCCTTTGAGTGGGGATGGAGATGACAAATGCTTATCAATGCTAAATGCTGTTGAAGAAACAATTTGCCGCCAATTGCGGGCTTGTAAATCCCCATTACTGAAAAATAGAGCACCAGAAG ATCTAGAGCCGTTACAAAGTACTTTCGATCTGGAAGAGCACTACTGTAGGGCTCTCTTATGTCGACTGCGCTTCCGTAAG CATTTTTACCATGTCCTTGCATGTATGAGGCGGCCTCAGGGCAGGGGTTTAGAGTTGGCAAGAAAACATATAGCTTCCTGTTTGTTGGAGCTAGACTTGATCCGCAATTCATCCACTTTTCTTAGCAATAATAGTTTTGGAATTAGCAAAGATGATTTGGAGGATATGACAACTGCTTCAGGTCGTCAACCACTAGGATTTGATTCTAGTTTGAATTGTAGATTGTCTGCCCCTACTCCACCACGTGCAATCAAACTACTAAGTTGGAAAAAG gcattagattattttgtgAAACTGCTTCATGACCTTGATAATATATGTTCGTATTCACTGGACCCATTTCTGGAAGGTGTTTTCCGCTTTGTGGTTCAGTTCCAGAAAAGTCATCCTGATTTGGTTGCTCGATCCCTCCTTCAG TTCCTTCTGGTTCAAGATGGAAAGCTCTATGGGAAGGATCCTTTATATGCAGTGATCACCAAAGCTGCAGGATTGCCAGAATCGGCCAAAAACCATGAAAATCAGAAGAACCAATACATTGTACAACTAGGACAG TTAGTGTTAAATTTGCTCAAGGTACTTTGCACAAATTCTGCATGGCAAAGACGCAAGCTTGGCAAGATATTACAGGACTGGCGTGTAATCTACATGCAG ATGGAGATGGCTTTCAAAAAGGATTTCTCTGAAATCTTGAGCATATCAAATGGAGAG AATGCATGGATGAAGATTTTCCAACACATCCTCATTTGGGTAGAGGAGCAAACTTATTGGATTTCTTCGCGGTTCCTTGTCTTAGGTTTTGAATTAGAGCTGTACTCCCCCGGCGAGTACTGCATGGTATATTGGTACCTTTCTGTTGTTTTAATCAAGCTCGTGGAGAAAATACATCTGAGAGCATTGATGAGCAATGGAACTG GTAAacgaaaaggaaagaaaaaaggagCCTCAAAAGATATTGGGAAAGATTTCCAAATTCCACCTGCAGTGTCATTTCTTCAGTGTCAAATATGTCTAGCTGAAGGGCTAGTAATG ATGCTCGCTGCTTTGAGGAACGAACATATGATTGCACAGAGTCCAAGCCCCTTCAATAGCGAGTATGAG AGATTCTCTCAACATTTTGAGCTTCTACAAAAGGCTTGCATTCCCGACAACATTACATTCGATTCATACGAGCAATCAACTTGCTTGGCTCGCATTTCT GACCTGGTTACATATAATTGCTTTAAGGATGCCCAGAAGATTGCAAAGGAATTGAAGAGTAGCTTCTCAAACGACCCCGAAAAGCTTGTTGAACTCCGAAGGATCGAGCAAGTCGCAGAGCACAACAGTGTTgccttgaacctgatccacaaGGTAGGGGGCCTTGATCCGTCGTTAAAGATTTCATTCGAGTTCAATCACCACCCATATTTTGGTACTGCTCTAGTTAAAAGATCTTGA
- the LOC120070623 gene encoding N-alpha-acetyltransferase 35, NatC auxiliary subunit isoform X4, with product MFSALLISWTISYLVSVIRATCKAVIAVVSDARTHEEEDLFIMAYGLPLSGDGDDKCLSMLNAVEETICRQLRACKSPLLKNRAPEDLEPLQSTFDLEEHYCRALLCRLRFRKHFYHVLACMRRPQGRGLELARKHIASCLLELDLIRNSSTFLSNNSFGISKDDLEDMTTASGRQPLGFDSSLNCRLSAPTPPRAIKLLSWKKALDYFVKLLHDLDNICSYSLDPFLEGVFRFVVQFQKSHPDLVARSLLQFLLVQDGKLYGKDPLYAVITKAAGLPESAKNHENQKNQYIVQLGQLVLNLLKVLCTNSAWQRRKLGKILQDWRVIYMQMEMAFKKDFSEILSISNGENAWMKIFQHILIWVEEQTYWISSRFLVLGFELELYSPGEYCMVYWYLSVVLIKLVEKIHLRALMSNGTGKRKGKKKGASKDIGKDFQIPPAVSFLQCQICLAEGLVMMLAALRNEHMIAQSPSPFNSEYERFSQHFELLQKACIPDNITFDSYEQSTCLARISDLVTYNCFKDAQKIAKELKSSFSNDPEKLVELRRIEQVAEHNSVALNLIHKVGGLDPSLKISFEFNHHPYFGTALVKRS from the exons TGTCATTCGTGCAACTTGCAAGGCAGTTATTGCAGTTGTTTCAGATGCACGAACACATGAA gaAGAGGATCTTTTCATAATGGCATATGGTCTTCCTTTGAGTGGGGATGGAGATGACAAATGCTTATCAATGCTAAATGCTGTTGAAGAAACAATTTGCCGCCAATTGCGGGCTTGTAAATCCCCATTACTGAAAAATAGAGCACCAGAAG ATCTAGAGCCGTTACAAAGTACTTTCGATCTGGAAGAGCACTACTGTAGGGCTCTCTTATGTCGACTGCGCTTCCGTAAG CATTTTTACCATGTCCTTGCATGTATGAGGCGGCCTCAGGGCAGGGGTTTAGAGTTGGCAAGAAAACATATAGCTTCCTGTTTGTTGGAGCTAGACTTGATCCGCAATTCATCCACTTTTCTTAGCAATAATAGTTTTGGAATTAGCAAAGATGATTTGGAGGATATGACAACTGCTTCAGGTCGTCAACCACTAGGATTTGATTCTAGTTTGAATTGTAGATTGTCTGCCCCTACTCCACCACGTGCAATCAAACTACTAAGTTGGAAAAAG gcattagattattttgtgAAACTGCTTCATGACCTTGATAATATATGTTCGTATTCACTGGACCCATTTCTGGAAGGTGTTTTCCGCTTTGTGGTTCAGTTCCAGAAAAGTCATCCTGATTTGGTTGCTCGATCCCTCCTTCAG TTCCTTCTGGTTCAAGATGGAAAGCTCTATGGGAAGGATCCTTTATATGCAGTGATCACCAAAGCTGCAGGATTGCCAGAATCGGCCAAAAACCATGAAAATCAGAAGAACCAATACATTGTACAACTAGGACAG TTAGTGTTAAATTTGCTCAAGGTACTTTGCACAAATTCTGCATGGCAAAGACGCAAGCTTGGCAAGATATTACAGGACTGGCGTGTAATCTACATGCAG ATGGAGATGGCTTTCAAAAAGGATTTCTCTGAAATCTTGAGCATATCAAATGGAGAG AATGCATGGATGAAGATTTTCCAACACATCCTCATTTGGGTAGAGGAGCAAACTTATTGGATTTCTTCGCGGTTCCTTGTCTTAGGTTTTGAATTAGAGCTGTACTCCCCCGGCGAGTACTGCATGGTATATTGGTACCTTTCTGTTGTTTTAATCAAGCTCGTGGAGAAAATACATCTGAGAGCATTGATGAGCAATGGAACTG GTAAacgaaaaggaaagaaaaaaggagCCTCAAAAGATATTGGGAAAGATTTCCAAATTCCACCTGCAGTGTCATTTCTTCAGTGTCAAATATGTCTAGCTGAAGGGCTAGTAATG ATGCTCGCTGCTTTGAGGAACGAACATATGATTGCACAGAGTCCAAGCCCCTTCAATAGCGAGTATGAG AGATTCTCTCAACATTTTGAGCTTCTACAAAAGGCTTGCATTCCCGACAACATTACATTCGATTCATACGAGCAATCAACTTGCTTGGCTCGCATTTCT GACCTGGTTACATATAATTGCTTTAAGGATGCCCAGAAGATTGCAAAGGAATTGAAGAGTAGCTTCTCAAACGACCCCGAAAAGCTTGTTGAACTCCGAAGGATCGAGCAAGTCGCAGAGCACAACAGTGTTgccttgaacctgatccacaaGGTAGGGGGCCTTGATCCGTCGTTAAAGATTTCATTCGAGTTCAATCACCACCCATATTTTGGTACTGCTCTAGTTAAAAGATCTTGA
- the LOC120071370 gene encoding putative clathrin assembly protein At5g35200 isoform X1: protein MSGGGTQNSFRKALGALKDTTTVSLAKVNSDYKELDIAIVKSTNHVERPAKEKHIRAIFAAISATRPRADVAYCIHALARRLSKTHNWAVALKTLVVIHRALREVDPTFHEELINYGRRRNHMLNLSHFKDDSSANAWDYSAWVRSYALFLEERLECFRVLKYDVETDRARTKDLGTAELLEQLPALQELLYRVLGCQPQGAAVHNFVIQLALSLVVSESVKIYQAISDGTVNLVDKFFEMQRQDAMKALDIYRRAGQQAERLSEFYEVCKSLDIARGEKFIKIEQPPASFLQAMEEYVREAPRVSTVRKEQQVADNKLAAPKEVLAIEYKKEPAVQVEQTVAPPPAPSPPPPEPVKVEPVVTEQPDLLGLNDPVPETTSNLDEKNSLALAIVPVADQKTTTAPSQVNGTATTGWELALVMAPSSNENVAATSKLAGGLDLLTLDSLYDDAIRRNNQNVSYNPWEPVPVHGAMMQQQPIHDPFFASTAVAAPHSVQMAAMANQQQAFMFQQQQQQMMMTTPPPQQSNPFGNPHGTNAYHYGPGMPVHTSNPYGLI from the exons ATGTCAGGTGGGGGTACACAGAACAGCTTTAGAAAAGCACTGGGAGCCCTGAAGGATACTACCACAGTTTCATTAGCTAAAGTTAACAGTGATTATAAG GAGTTAGACATTGCTATAGTTAAGTCAACAAATCACGTTGAACGTCCTGCTAAGGAAAAACATATCCGAG CTATATTCGCAGCCATTTCAGCTACGAGGCCTAGAGCTGATGTTGCATATTGCATTCATGCTCTGGCAAGAAGATTATCTAAGACACATAATTGGGCA GTTGCATTAAAAACTTTGGTTGTTATCCATCGTGCTTTGAGGGAAGTGGACCCCACATTTCATGAAGAACTCATTAACTATGGCAGGAGAAGAAACCACATGCTTAATTTATCGCATTTTAAAGATGATTCCAGTGCTAATG CATGGGATTATTCTGCTTGGGTACGTTCATATGCCTTGTTTTTGGAGGAGAGGTTGGAATGTTTCCGTGTGCTGAAGTATGATGTTGAGACAGATCGTGCG AGAACCAAAGATCTAGGCACTGCTGAGTTGCTTGAGCAGTTGCCAGCATTACAAGAGCTTCTGTATCGGGTACTTGGTTGTCAG CCACAAGGAGCCGCAGTTCATAACTTTGTAATTCAGCTGGCCCTTTCATTG GTTGTTTCTGAAAGCGTCAAAATTTATCAGGCCATCAGTGATGGTACAGTCAATTTAGTTGACAAG TTTTTTGAGATGCAACGCCAAGATGCAATGAAAGCCCTGGATATTTACAGGAGGGCTGGCCAGCAG GCAGAGAGGCTTTCCGAATTCTATGAAGTTTGTAAAAGTCTTGATATTGCGCGTGGTGAGAAGTTTATAAAGATTGAACAG CCCCCTGCATCATTTTTACAAGCCATGGAAGAATATGTAAGAGAAGCTCCACGGGTTTCAACAGTTCGTAAGGAACAG CAGGTTGCTGATAATAAACTGGCTGCCCCTAAAGAAGTTTTGGCTATCGAGTACAAGAAGGAACCAGCAGTGCAAGTGGAACAAACAGTGGCACCTCCACCAGCCCCGTCTCCCCCACCACCTGAACCAGTTAAAGTAGAACCAGTCGTGACTGAACAACCTGACTTGTTG GGTTTGAACGATCCTGTACCCGAGACTACTTCCAATTTAGATGAGAAGAATTCTCTGGCGTTGGCTATTGTCCCAGTTG CCGATCAAAAGACCACCACTGCTCCAAGCCAAGTTAATGGTACTGCAACTACAGGCTGGGAATTGGCACTCGTTATGGCACCAAGCTCAAACGAAAATGTAGCTGCTACAAGCAAATTG GCCGGAGGGTTGGACTTGCTTACATTAGACAGCTTATATGATGATGCAATCAGAAGAAACAATCAGAACGTGAGTTACAATCCATGGGAGCCAGTCCCAGTGCATGGTGCCATGATGCAACAACAGCCAATCCACGATCCCTTTTTTGCCTCGACTGCGGTGGCTGCACCTCATTCAGTACAAATGGCAGCTATGGCCAACCAGCAGCAAGCTTTCATGTttcagcagcagcagcagcagatGATGATGACGACCCCTCCACCACAACAGTCAAATCCTTTTGGAAATCCTCATGGGACCAACGCCTACCACTACGGTCCGGGTATGCCCGTTCATACTTCCAATCCATATGGTCTCATTTAA
- the LOC120071370 gene encoding putative clathrin assembly protein At5g35200 isoform X2 translates to MSGGGTQNSFRKALGALKDTTTVSLAKVNSDYKELDIAIVKSTNHVERPAKEKHIRAIFAAISATRPRADVAYCIHALARRLSKTHNWAVALKTLVVIHRALREVDPTFHEELINYGRRRNHMLNLSHFKDDSSANAWDYSAWVRSYALFLEERLECFRVLKYDVETDRARTKDLGTAELLEQLPALQELLYRVLGCQPQGAAVHNFVIQLALSLVVSESVKIYQAISDGTVNLVDKFFEMQRQDAMKALDIYRRAGQQAERLSEFYEVCKSLDIARGEKFIKIEQPPASFLQAMEEYVREAPRVSTVRKEQVADNKLAAPKEVLAIEYKKEPAVQVEQTVAPPPAPSPPPPEPVKVEPVVTEQPDLLGLNDPVPETTSNLDEKNSLALAIVPVADQKTTTAPSQVNGTATTGWELALVMAPSSNENVAATSKLAGGLDLLTLDSLYDDAIRRNNQNVSYNPWEPVPVHGAMMQQQPIHDPFFASTAVAAPHSVQMAAMANQQQAFMFQQQQQQMMMTTPPPQQSNPFGNPHGTNAYHYGPGMPVHTSNPYGLI, encoded by the exons ATGTCAGGTGGGGGTACACAGAACAGCTTTAGAAAAGCACTGGGAGCCCTGAAGGATACTACCACAGTTTCATTAGCTAAAGTTAACAGTGATTATAAG GAGTTAGACATTGCTATAGTTAAGTCAACAAATCACGTTGAACGTCCTGCTAAGGAAAAACATATCCGAG CTATATTCGCAGCCATTTCAGCTACGAGGCCTAGAGCTGATGTTGCATATTGCATTCATGCTCTGGCAAGAAGATTATCTAAGACACATAATTGGGCA GTTGCATTAAAAACTTTGGTTGTTATCCATCGTGCTTTGAGGGAAGTGGACCCCACATTTCATGAAGAACTCATTAACTATGGCAGGAGAAGAAACCACATGCTTAATTTATCGCATTTTAAAGATGATTCCAGTGCTAATG CATGGGATTATTCTGCTTGGGTACGTTCATATGCCTTGTTTTTGGAGGAGAGGTTGGAATGTTTCCGTGTGCTGAAGTATGATGTTGAGACAGATCGTGCG AGAACCAAAGATCTAGGCACTGCTGAGTTGCTTGAGCAGTTGCCAGCATTACAAGAGCTTCTGTATCGGGTACTTGGTTGTCAG CCACAAGGAGCCGCAGTTCATAACTTTGTAATTCAGCTGGCCCTTTCATTG GTTGTTTCTGAAAGCGTCAAAATTTATCAGGCCATCAGTGATGGTACAGTCAATTTAGTTGACAAG TTTTTTGAGATGCAACGCCAAGATGCAATGAAAGCCCTGGATATTTACAGGAGGGCTGGCCAGCAG GCAGAGAGGCTTTCCGAATTCTATGAAGTTTGTAAAAGTCTTGATATTGCGCGTGGTGAGAAGTTTATAAAGATTGAACAG CCCCCTGCATCATTTTTACAAGCCATGGAAGAATATGTAAGAGAAGCTCCACGGGTTTCAACAGTTCGTAAGGAACAG GTTGCTGATAATAAACTGGCTGCCCCTAAAGAAGTTTTGGCTATCGAGTACAAGAAGGAACCAGCAGTGCAAGTGGAACAAACAGTGGCACCTCCACCAGCCCCGTCTCCCCCACCACCTGAACCAGTTAAAGTAGAACCAGTCGTGACTGAACAACCTGACTTGTTG GGTTTGAACGATCCTGTACCCGAGACTACTTCCAATTTAGATGAGAAGAATTCTCTGGCGTTGGCTATTGTCCCAGTTG CCGATCAAAAGACCACCACTGCTCCAAGCCAAGTTAATGGTACTGCAACTACAGGCTGGGAATTGGCACTCGTTATGGCACCAAGCTCAAACGAAAATGTAGCTGCTACAAGCAAATTG GCCGGAGGGTTGGACTTGCTTACATTAGACAGCTTATATGATGATGCAATCAGAAGAAACAATCAGAACGTGAGTTACAATCCATGGGAGCCAGTCCCAGTGCATGGTGCCATGATGCAACAACAGCCAATCCACGATCCCTTTTTTGCCTCGACTGCGGTGGCTGCACCTCATTCAGTACAAATGGCAGCTATGGCCAACCAGCAGCAAGCTTTCATGTttcagcagcagcagcagcagatGATGATGACGACCCCTCCACCACAACAGTCAAATCCTTTTGGAAATCCTCATGGGACCAACGCCTACCACTACGGTCCGGGTATGCCCGTTCATACTTCCAATCCATATGGTCTCATTTAA